One genomic segment of Fusobacterium mortiferum ATCC 9817 includes these proteins:
- the gloA2 gene encoding SMU1112c/YaeR family gloxylase I-like metalloprotein, whose product MLNIKKIHHVAIIVSDYEKSKNFYTNILGFKILKETYREERKSYKLDLKINEIYQIELFSFPNPPKRVNNPEARGLRHLAFEVDDIEDERKKLLSYNIECEEIRIDEITGKKFTFFKDPDGLPLELYEY is encoded by the coding sequence ATGTTAAATATTAAAAAAATTCATCATGTAGCTATTATTGTTTCTGACTATGAAAAATCTAAAAATTTTTATACTAATATTTTAGGATTTAAAATTTTAAAAGAAACATATAGAGAAGAAAGAAAATCTTATAAATTAGATTTAAAAATTAATGAAATTTATCAAATAGAGTTATTTTCATTTCCTAATCCTCCTAAAAGAGTAAATAATCCTGAAGCAAGAGGTCTTAGACATTTAGCTTTTGAAGTGGATGATATAGAAGATGAAAGAAAAAAATTGTTAAGTTACAATATTGAGTGTGAAGAAATTAGAATAGATGAGATAACAGGAAAAAAATTTACATTTTTTAAAGACCCAGATGGTCTTCCTTTAGAGCTATATGAATATTAA
- a CDS encoding thioredoxin family protein, with protein sequence MEYKELFETGMSYETFLSIASASEREKIAEITKVISICEEYTNKIKNLDKPYNFLLSAESWCPYVRATIPVLVKMTEINPNIKLRIITEGRGFKYLREKLNISEELYVVPTLAILDENFEFVTRYVGRPAKYRNIGFENVSKEYFAGYRSDDIIEEILQKMGV encoded by the coding sequence ATGGAGTATAAAGAATTATTTGAAACAGGAATGAGTTATGAAACTTTTTTAAGTATTGCAAGTGCTAGTGAAAGAGAAAAAATTGCAGAGATAACTAAGGTTATTTCTATTTGTGAAGAGTACACTAACAAAATAAAGAACCTTGATAAACCTTATAATTTTTTATTAAGTGCTGAATCTTGGTGTCCATATGTAAGAGCTACTATACCTGTACTTGTTAAAATGACAGAGATTAACCCAAATATAAAACTTAGAATCATAACAGAAGGAAGAGGTTTTAAATATCTTAGAGAAAAATTAAATATCTCTGAGGAGTTATATGTTGTTCCTACTCTTGCTATATTAGATGAAAATTTTGAATTTGTAACAAGATATGTAGGAAGACCTGCTAAATATAGAAATATTGGTTTTGAAAATGTAAGCAAAGAGTATTTTGCTGGATATCGTTCTGATGATATTATAGAGGAGATATTACAAAAAATGGGAGTATAA
- the ruvA gene encoding Holliday junction branch migration protein RuvA, translated as MFEYLKGKVEYKKPDYLALDVNGVGYKVNISLRVYDKIKTGESVRLYIFNYIKEDAFKLIGFLEERERNLFEMLLGVKGVGVSLTLSIMSTFDVEQLRKIVAENDYATLKRVPKLGEKKAQQVILDLKGKLKAIGNLFTQDENLFESFAIEDELYEALEALGYSQKEINSLVSKEEIRGFTSIEEAIKCVLKKVKY; from the coding sequence ATGTTTGAATATTTAAAAGGTAAGGTAGAGTATAAGAAACCTGATTACTTAGCTCTTGATGTAAATGGGGTTGGATATAAGGTAAATATATCCCTTAGAGTTTATGATAAGATTAAAACTGGAGAGAGTGTTAGACTTTACATATTTAACTATATAAAAGAGGATGCTTTTAAGCTGATTGGATTTTTAGAGGAAAGAGAGAGAAATCTTTTTGAGATGCTTTTAGGTGTGAAAGGTGTAGGTGTATCTCTTACCCTTTCTATTATGTCTACTTTTGATGTAGAGCAACTTAGAAAAATAGTAGCTGAAAATGATTATGCTACACTTAAGAGAGTTCCGAAACTTGGAGAGAAAAAAGCTCAACAAGTAATTTTAGATTTAAAAGGAAAACTTAAAGCTATTGGAAATCTATTTACTCAAGATGAAAATCTATTTGAAAGTTTTGCTATTGAAGATGAATTGTATGAAGCATTAGAAGCTCTAGGGTACAGTCAAAAAGAGATAAATTCTCTTGTATCTAAAGAGGAGATAAGAGGATTTACCTCTATTGAAGAGGCAATTAAATGTGTATTAAAAAAGGTTAAATATTAA
- the uvrA gene encoding excinuclease ABC subunit UvrA gives MLDKIVIKGAREHNLKNIDIEIPKNKFVVITGVSGSGKSSLAFDTIYSEGQRRYVESLSAYARQFIGQMTKPDVDSIEGLAPAISIEQKTTNRNPRSTVGTITEVYDYMRLLFAHIGTAHCPVCNRPVEKQSIEEIVEGALERFQEGDKMIILSPVVKDKKGTHKNLFLNLLKKGFVRARVNGEILYLEDEIILDKNKKHNIEVVIDRLILKKEDKEFQSRLTQGVESASELSNGKIILNVNGEDFSYSENYACPEHDEVSIPDLSPRLFSFNAPFGACPECKGIGKKLEVDENKLIEDEELSILDGGMYIPGASSRKGYSWEIFKSMAKAFNIDISKPIKEMSKRDLDIIFHGATEKFRFDYEGDDFQFHGYKEYEGAVKNLERRYYETFSDAMKEEIENKYMIERVCKVCNGKRLKPEVLAVTVGDKNIMELCDMSIKDALNFFNGITLTSKQEKIAKEILKEIRERLSFMINVGLDYLSLGRETKTLSGGESQRIRLATQIGSGLTGVLYVLDEPSIGLHQKDNDKLLATLGRLKDLGNTLIVVEHDEDTMIQADEIIDIGPRAGAYGGEIVAHGTPQEVMENPNSLTGKYLKGELKIDIPSTRRSWDKSLKVIGARGNNLKNIDVEIPLGVMTVVTGVSGSGKSTLINHTLFPALFNKLNKGKLYPLEYKSIEGTEHLEKVINIDQSPIGRTPRSNPATYTKLFDDIRTLFAETKDAKAHGFTKGRFSFNVKGGRCEACQGAGIIKIEMNFLPDVYVECEVCKGKRYNKETLDVFYKGKTISDVLNMSVAEAYEFFQNIPALERKLKVLIDVGLDYIKLGQPATTLSGGEAQRIKLATELSKMTKGKTIYILDEPTTGLHFEDIRKLLEVLNRLVEKGNSVVIIEHNLDVIKTADYIIDIGPDGGDRGGTVVACGTPEDIAMVEKSYTGKYIKRMLENAVEDRKIIPVPKKRGRKKKEILEVAEDKLTLK, from the coding sequence ATGCTTGATAAAATAGTTATAAAAGGTGCCAGAGAGCATAATTTAAAAAATATAGATATAGAAATTCCCAAAAATAAATTTGTAGTAATAACAGGGGTAAGTGGAAGTGGTAAATCTTCTCTTGCTTTTGATACAATATATTCAGAGGGACAAAGAAGATATGTAGAAAGTCTATCTGCCTATGCCAGACAATTTATTGGACAGATGACAAAACCAGATGTAGATAGTATAGAGGGATTAGCTCCAGCTATATCTATTGAGCAAAAAACAACTAACAGAAACCCTCGTTCTACTGTTGGAACTATTACAGAGGTATATGACTATATGAGACTTCTGTTTGCTCATATTGGTACTGCTCACTGTCCTGTGTGTAATAGACCTGTAGAAAAACAGAGTATAGAAGAGATAGTAGAGGGAGCTTTAGAAAGATTTCAAGAGGGAGATAAGATGATAATTCTTTCTCCTGTAGTTAAAGATAAAAAAGGTACTCATAAAAATCTTTTTCTTAATCTTTTAAAAAAAGGTTTTGTAAGAGCTAGAGTAAATGGAGAGATTTTATATTTAGAAGATGAAATTATCTTAGATAAAAATAAAAAGCATAATATTGAAGTAGTTATTGATAGATTGATTCTAAAAAAAGAGGATAAAGAGTTTCAAAGTAGACTTACCCAAGGAGTAGAGAGTGCATCAGAACTATCTAACGGAAAAATAATATTAAATGTAAATGGAGAGGATTTTAGTTACAGTGAAAACTACGCTTGTCCTGAACATGATGAAGTAAGTATTCCAGACTTAAGTCCTAGACTTTTCTCTTTTAACGCTCCATTTGGTGCTTGTCCTGAATGTAAAGGAATAGGAAAAAAACTTGAAGTAGATGAGAATAAACTTATTGAAGATGAGGAACTCTCTATTCTTGATGGTGGTATGTATATTCCAGGAGCTTCTAGCAGAAAAGGATATAGTTGGGAGATTTTTAAATCTATGGCTAAAGCTTTCAACATAGATATATCTAAGCCTATCAAAGAGATGAGTAAAAGAGATTTAGATATAATTTTTCATGGAGCTACTGAAAAATTTAGATTTGATTATGAGGGAGATGACTTCCAATTCCATGGTTATAAAGAGTATGAAGGAGCTGTAAAAAATTTAGAGAGAAGATATTATGAAACTTTCTCTGATGCTATGAAGGAAGAGATAGAAAATAAATATATGATAGAGAGAGTTTGTAAAGTTTGTAATGGTAAAAGATTAAAACCTGAAGTCCTAGCTGTAACAGTTGGAGATAAAAATATTATGGAACTTTGTGATATGAGTATAAAAGATGCTCTAAATTTTTTCAACGGAATAACTTTAACATCTAAACAGGAAAAAATTGCTAAAGAGATATTAAAAGAGATAAGAGAAAGGTTATCCTTTATGATAAATGTAGGACTTGATTACTTAAGTCTTGGAAGAGAGACTAAAACTCTTTCTGGAGGAGAATCTCAAAGAATAAGACTAGCTACTCAAATTGGGTCTGGTCTAACTGGAGTGCTCTATGTATTAGACGAGCCAAGTATAGGACTACACCAAAAAGATAATGATAAATTACTAGCTACTCTTGGAAGATTAAAAGATTTAGGAAATACTCTAATTGTTGTAGAGCATGATGAAGACACTATGATTCAAGCTGATGAGATAATAGATATTGGACCTAGAGCTGGAGCTTATGGTGGAGAGATTGTAGCTCATGGAACTCCACAAGAGGTTATGGAAAATCCTAACTCTCTTACTGGAAAATATTTAAAAGGTGAATTAAAAATAGATATCCCTAGTACTAGACGTAGTTGGGATAAATCTCTAAAAGTTATTGGAGCAAGGGGAAATAATCTGAAAAATATAGATGTTGAGATTCCTTTAGGAGTGATGACAGTTGTTACTGGTGTAAGTGGAAGTGGTAAATCTACTCTTATCAATCATACTCTTTTCCCAGCACTGTTTAATAAATTAAATAAAGGAAAGCTCTATCCTCTTGAATATAAATCTATTGAGGGAACTGAACATTTAGAAAAAGTAATCAATATAGACCAAAGCCCTATTGGTAGAACACCTCGTTCTAACCCTGCTACATATACAAAACTATTTGATGATATTAGAACTCTTTTTGCTGAAACAAAAGATGCAAAAGCACATGGATTTACAAAGGGAAGATTCTCTTTCAATGTGAAAGGTGGAAGATGTGAAGCTTGTCAAGGAGCTGGTATTATCAAAATAGAGATGAACTTTTTACCTGATGTATATGTAGAGTGTGAAGTGTGTAAGGGAAAAAGATACAACAAAGAGACTCTTGATGTATTTTATAAGGGGAAAACTATATCTGACGTTTTAAATATGAGTGTGGCAGAAGCTTATGAGTTTTTCCAAAATATACCTGCTCTTGAAAGAAAGCTAAAAGTATTAATAGATGTAGGGCTTGATTATATAAAACTTGGACAACCAGCTACTACTCTATCTGGAGGGGAAGCACAAAGAATAAAACTGGCTACAGAGCTCTCTAAGATGACTAAAGGAAAAACTATATATATTTTAGATGAGCCAACTACTGGACTGCACTTTGAAGATATTAGAAAACTTCTAGAGGTTTTAAATAGACTTGTAGAAAAAGGAAATAGTGTAGTTATTATAGAACATAATCTAGATGTAATAAAAACTGCTGACTATATAATTGATATTGGACCAGATGGTGGAGATAGAGGAGGAACTGTTGTAGCTTGTGGTACTCCTGAGGATATAGCTATGGTAGAGAAAAGTTATACAGGAAAATATATAAAAAGAATGCTAGAGAATGCAGTAGAAGATAGAAAAATTATCCCTGTACCTAAAAAAAGAGGGAGAAAGAAAAAAGAAATTTTAGAAGTAGCAGAAGATAAACTTACTTTAAAGTAA
- a CDS encoding MarC family protein produces the protein MRVDAIFINALTLIAVLNPFGNVPLFIGMTEGMEKEIRNKLFKMIAITGFFITWIFSLFGEFLMTNFYKINMNELKMAGGLILILMAIKNLIFSPQRKRTSEKQLSPDEQIKQAVIPMAFPMLVGPGSLTTALIGRSENGLTSNSFSILVAFIIIYLVLMVGNYLERIFGKLVLYILSKVMQIFIMSIGFRIFFDGLSHMINF, from the coding sequence ATGAGAGTAGATGCTATTTTTATAAATGCTCTAACACTGATAGCTGTTTTAAATCCCTTTGGAAATGTTCCACTCTTTATAGGAATGACAGAGGGAATGGAAAAAGAAATAAGAAACAAACTTTTTAAGATGATAGCTATAACAGGATTTTTTATAACATGGATTTTTAGTTTATTTGGGGAATTTTTAATGACTAATTTCTATAAAATAAATATGAATGAGTTGAAAATGGCTGGAGGCTTGATTTTAATTTTGATGGCAATTAAAAATTTAATCTTCTCTCCACAGAGAAAAAGAACTTCAGAAAAGCAACTTTCTCCAGATGAACAGATAAAGCAAGCTGTAATACCTATGGCTTTTCCAATGTTAGTAGGGCCTGGAAGTTTGACTACAGCTCTAATTGGACGTTCTGAGAATGGACTTACAAGTAATAGTTTTTCTATTTTAGTAGCTTTTATTATAATCTATTTAGTATTAATGGTAGGAAATTATTTAGAAAGAATATTTGGAAAATTAGTACTTTATATATTATCAAAAGTGATGCAGATATTTATTATGTCTATAGGATTTAGAATATTCTTTGATGGATTATCACATATGATAAATTTTTAA
- the nhaC gene encoding Na+/H+ antiporter NhaC → MKNDSFGEVKETKFIHAVIPLTFLVCILTYTIRYTQASPHIPIIISGMLAVFIAMFVLKYKWAYLIEGILNTIKSSMEAVLILLVIGMLVGSWIISGVVPTMIFYGLKIISPSIFLPAALILSLIVALTTGNSWSTAATIGIALMGIGAGLGIPPQITAGAIISGAYMGDKLSPLSDTTNLAPAMAGSDIFEHIKAMLYTTIPSFIITIILFIFIGRKYSDIGVDTESLNKIFVVLNQEFNITPLLFIIPLITIVLVVKKVPAIPGLFCGTLIGGVGAVIFQGATVKDFITALQIGYVSNSGNQFVDELLTRGGMNSMMWTVTLIICALFLGGAMERAKMLSAVANKVLSIAKSTGSLILATVFTSIATNILAAEQYLSIVITGRIYKDAYASRNLHPTTLSRVLEDAGTMTSPLIPWNSCGAYMMAALGIAPWIYVPYCFLNLINPIISIIYGYTGFSIRYIDSTKAKKIRFKSIFATNIFGK, encoded by the coding sequence ATGAAAAATGATTCATTTGGAGAAGTGAAGGAAACAAAATTTATTCATGCTGTAATACCATTAACATTTTTGGTATGTATTTTAACATACACTATAAGGTATACCCAAGCCTCCCCACACATCCCTATTATTATTTCAGGAATGTTAGCTGTTTTTATAGCTATGTTCGTTTTAAAATACAAATGGGCTTATTTAATTGAAGGAATTTTAAATACTATAAAATCTTCTATGGAAGCTGTTTTAATTCTTTTAGTAATTGGAATGTTAGTAGGAAGCTGGATAATATCTGGAGTAGTTCCTACTATGATATTTTATGGTTTAAAAATAATATCTCCAAGTATATTTTTACCTGCTGCACTTATTTTATCTTTAATAGTAGCACTAACTACTGGAAACTCTTGGAGTACAGCAGCTACTATCGGAATAGCTCTTATGGGAATAGGTGCAGGACTAGGAATTCCTCCACAAATCACTGCAGGTGCTATAATTTCTGGAGCATATATGGGCGATAAACTTTCTCCCCTTTCTGATACTACAAATCTTGCTCCTGCTATGGCAGGTTCTGATATTTTTGAACATATTAAAGCTATGCTCTACACAACTATACCAAGTTTTATAATAACTATTATTCTTTTTATTTTTATAGGAAGAAAATATTCAGATATAGGAGTAGATACAGAGTCATTAAATAAAATATTTGTAGTATTAAATCAAGAATTTAATATCACTCCACTTTTATTTATAATTCCTTTAATTACAATAGTATTAGTTGTAAAAAAAGTTCCAGCTATTCCAGGACTATTTTGTGGAACTTTAATAGGAGGGGTAGGAGCTGTAATTTTTCAGGGAGCTACTGTAAAGGATTTTATTACAGCATTGCAAATTGGATATGTATCTAATTCTGGAAATCAATTTGTAGATGAACTCTTAACTAGAGGTGGAATGAATAGTATGATGTGGACAGTGACACTTATTATTTGTGCTCTTTTTCTTGGAGGAGCTATGGAAAGAGCTAAAATGTTAAGTGCTGTTGCAAATAAAGTATTAAGTATAGCAAAATCAACTGGAAGCTTAATACTAGCAACTGTATTTACTTCAATAGCTACTAATATACTTGCTGCTGAACAATATCTTTCAATAGTAATAACAGGAAGAATATATAAAGATGCTTATGCTAGTAGAAATTTACATCCTACTACTTTATCCAGAGTTTTAGAAGATGCTGGAACAATGACATCACCTCTAATTCCTTGGAATAGTTGTGGAGCATATATGATGGCTGCTCTTGGTATTGCTCCTTGGATTTATGTTCCTTACTGTTTCTTAAATCTTATCAATCCTATAATCTCTATAATCTATGGTTATACAGGATTTAGTATCAGATATATAGATTCAACAAAAGCTAAAAAAATAAGATTTAAAAGTATATTTGCTACAAATATTTTTGGAAAATAA
- the hydE gene encoding [FeFe] hydrogenase H-cluster radical SAM maturase HydE, which translates to MSEKIKNILKQEDFSKNDLIELMKIDNKEDLDLLFKKAYEVKAKYVGKKVYYRGLIEISNKCIKNCKYCGIRRDNHKVDRFSMSKSEIMEAVKWIYENNYASIALQSGERQDEEFVSFIENLIKEIKNFSNGKLGITLSLGEQSKETYRRWFEAGAHRYLLRIESTNLDIYNHLHPMDNKHTFEVRKKCLEYLRDIGYQVGTGVMIGLPNQTEEDLVNDILFYKDMNIDMIGMGPYILHKDTPLGQEWKDIVVSEEKRVELGLKMIAITRIFLKDVNIAATTALQGLDPQGREKGLLAGANILMPTATALEHKNKYLLYDNKPGINDSVEKAKEIMDNNVKAIGDEIVYGEWGDSLHFKKKNSFFSK; encoded by the coding sequence ATGTCTGAAAAAATAAAAAATATTTTAAAGCAAGAAGATTTTTCAAAAAATGATTTGATTGAACTAATGAAAATAGATAACAAAGAGGATTTAGATTTATTATTTAAAAAAGCTTATGAAGTAAAGGCTAAGTATGTTGGAAAAAAAGTATATTATCGTGGGCTTATAGAAATAAGTAACAAGTGCATCAAAAATTGTAAGTACTGTGGTATTAGAAGAGATAATCATAAAGTTGATAGATTTTCTATGTCTAAATCTGAAATTATGGAAGCTGTCAAGTGGATATATGAAAATAATTATGCCTCAATAGCTCTTCAATCTGGAGAAAGACAAGATGAGGAGTTTGTTTCATTTATAGAAAATTTAATAAAAGAAATAAAAAACTTTTCTAATGGTAAATTAGGAATAACCCTATCTCTTGGAGAACAAAGTAAAGAAACATATAGGAGATGGTTTGAGGCTGGAGCTCATAGATATCTGCTTAGAATTGAATCAACTAATTTGGATATCTATAATCATCTACATCCTATGGATAATAAACATACTTTTGAAGTTAGAAAAAAATGTCTTGAATATTTAAGAGATATAGGTTATCAAGTAGGAACAGGAGTAATGATAGGATTACCTAATCAAACAGAGGAAGATTTAGTAAATGATATCTTATTCTATAAAGATATGAATATAGATATGATAGGTATGGGACCATATATTCTACATAAAGATACCCCCCTTGGACAAGAGTGGAAAGATATTGTAGTCAGTGAAGAAAAAAGAGTAGAGTTGGGATTAAAAATGATAGCTATTACTAGAATTTTCTTAAAAGATGTTAATATTGCAGCAACTACTGCTCTTCAAGGACTTGACCCACAAGGAAGAGAAAAAGGACTTTTAGCTGGTGCTAATATTCTTATGCCTACTGCTACAGCACTTGAACATAAAAATAAATATCTTCTTTATGATAATAAACCTGGAATTAATGATAGTGTTGAAAAGGCTAAAGAGATTATGGACAACAATGTAAAAGCCATCGGTGATGAGATAGTTTATGGAGAGTGGGGAGATTCACTACACTTTAAAAAGAAAAATTCTTTTTTTTCTAAATAA
- a CDS encoding D-Ala-D-Ala carboxypeptidase family metallohydrolase: MIIKKILSFLFFIIFFIGCSSIGIDKNEKISKYFTMGEATYSSTAIRRGIKNTPSWSERTNIRYTARRLDEVREILGRPVVVSSWFRSARLNRAVGGSSSSGHRKGMAVDIILKKGSAGKKEYERVKNRLESFDQLIYYPRRGHLHIGFKQYRFQERKQVMVRYN; this comes from the coding sequence ATGATTATTAAAAAAATTCTTTCTTTTCTATTTTTTATAATTTTTTTTATTGGTTGTTCATCTATTGGAATAGATAAAAATGAAAAAATCTCTAAATACTTCACTATGGGAGAAGCTACATATAGTAGTACTGCTATTAGAAGAGGAATTAAAAATACTCCTAGTTGGAGCGAAAGAACTAATATAAGGTATACAGCTAGAAGACTTGATGAAGTCAGAGAAATATTAGGTAGACCTGTAGTAGTTAGTAGCTGGTTTAGAAGTGCTAGATTAAATAGAGCAGTAGGTGGTTCTTCATCTTCTGGACATAGAAAGGGAATGGCTGTAGATATTATACTGAAAAAAGGAAGTGCTGGAAAAAAAGAGTATGAAAGAGTAAAAAATAGATTGGAAAGTTTTGACCAGTTAATCTATTATCCAAGACGTGGACATCTACATATAGGATTCAAGCAATATAGATTTCAAGAGAGAAAACAAGTTATGGTTAGATATAATTGA